The following are encoded in a window of Geobacter metallireducens GS-15 genomic DNA:
- the hisS gene encoding histidine--tRNA ligase, producing the protein MITGIKGFNDILPGEVERWQHIEATARRVFGLYGYAEIRVPILEKTELFCRSIGDTTDIVEKEMYSFVDKGENAVTMRPEGTASVMRAYIEHKLYAQDPVAKLYYMGPMFRYERPQKGRYRQFHQIGAEVTGVTDPKVDAQVLTMLCHFFAELGLTEPTLQINSLGCPECRPVYREALKSFLRERLDRLCDDCKRRYETNPLRALDCKSAHCKEATADAPAMLDHLCAGCDDHFAATRRHLERAGTPYSINNRMVRGLDYYTRTTFELVTGLLGAQSAVAAGGRYDGLIADLDGPAVPGIGFAMGVERVALLLGQQEFARRPDLFIAALGTEAQDEAFRLMCGLQRLGVSVEMDYEGKSLKSQMRRSDKFNSRFTLIIGSDEMASGRATLKAMDTGTQSDVLLDPTAIAGQVK; encoded by the coding sequence ATGATCACTGGCATCAAGGGTTTTAACGATATTCTTCCCGGCGAGGTGGAGCGGTGGCAGCACATCGAGGCGACCGCTCGCCGCGTTTTCGGTCTTTATGGCTATGCCGAGATTCGTGTTCCGATTCTTGAAAAAACCGAACTTTTTTGCCGCTCCATCGGCGACACCACCGACATCGTGGAGAAGGAGATGTACTCCTTTGTGGACAAGGGAGAAAATGCCGTAACCATGCGCCCCGAGGGGACCGCGAGCGTGATGCGCGCATATATTGAGCATAAGCTTTACGCCCAGGATCCGGTGGCAAAACTCTACTACATGGGACCGATGTTTCGGTACGAACGCCCTCAAAAGGGGCGCTATCGGCAATTCCACCAGATCGGCGCCGAGGTTACCGGCGTCACCGACCCCAAGGTGGACGCTCAGGTTCTCACCATGCTCTGCCATTTCTTTGCGGAACTCGGTCTTACGGAGCCGACCCTCCAGATAAACTCCCTCGGCTGCCCCGAGTGCCGTCCCGTCTATCGGGAGGCGCTGAAGAGCTTTCTTCGTGAGCGGCTCGACCGACTCTGCGATGACTGCAAGAGACGCTACGAAACCAACCCCCTCAGGGCGCTTGACTGCAAGTCTGCACACTGCAAGGAGGCGACAGCCGACGCTCCGGCCATGCTCGACCACCTCTGCGCCGGCTGCGACGACCACTTTGCCGCCACGCGCCGCCACCTGGAGCGGGCGGGCACCCCCTACAGCATCAATAACAGGATGGTGCGCGGCCTCGACTATTACACCCGTACCACTTTCGAGCTGGTCACGGGGCTCCTCGGCGCCCAGAGCGCCGTGGCGGCCGGCGGTCGTTACGACGGGCTCATTGCCGATCTGGACGGTCCCGCCGTTCCCGGCATCGGCTTTGCCATGGGTGTCGAACGGGTGGCTCTGCTGCTGGGTCAGCAGGAGTTCGCGCGGCGCCCCGACCTCTTTATCGCCGCCCTTGGAACTGAAGCCCAGGATGAAGCTTTTCGGCTCATGTGCGGCCTCCAGCGTCTTGGCGTTTCAGTGGAGATGGACTACGAGGGGAAGAGCCTCAAAAGCCAGATGCGCCGCTCCGATAAATTCAACTCCCGCTTCACCCTCATAATTGGAAGCGATGAGATGGCCAGTGGTAGAGCAACACTCAAAGCCATGGACACCGGCACCCAGTCCGATGTCCTCCTGGACCCGACCGCCATTGCAGGTCAGGTAAAATAA
- a CDS encoding DNA internalization-related competence protein ComEC/Rec2, with protein MVGGLASAHHLGIVLPYQFLPGLLVAALAAVFLKSRIPFTIILIALFFVWGSAALHPFLAPVHPPHHLVHSTDSKPVIVEGIVGVRPEASEGGMRIILNVDRIIRDEKCTAAIGRLLVYVREGRGTILTGDRVRLEARIREPANFGLPGEFDYRRYLAYRNICATASIKSADDILLIREATAHPVQRWFDRLAAELGGFIGSSAPAEGGLLRAILVGERGFVTEDTEDIYARAGVNHILSISGFHIGVIALTIHYLLFHLLVRCEFLTLHLNLRRTVLLATLPPVVFYLFIAGLAPATVRSVVMIALVTLALFLERETDSLNTLTAAAFGILMFNPQALFDISFQLSFLAIWGILVLTPLCMEPFGDLREGTLKKVLLFAAVSVAATIVTLLPVVHTFHRASVAGLVGNFVAVPLLGYGAVVAGFSALPLIYLFPAAAKFLLGIAAWLVRISDGIMATVAQIPPLPVRNATLADLFILYLALLALSLVKGKRIHYLLCALAAGLVLALHLPAVADSSKTLRITFFSVGQGESTLVTFPDGRRMLVDGGGSPHEGGMDVGRQLLAPALWSMGIGRLDVVVLTHPHPDHIKGLISLAALFPIGEFWESGITTPVGDHAKLREILAAHRVPVRYITSSSPPFSVGNVRIEPLAPAHRPLAEPDSDQNDDSLVFRLTHGTFSMLLTGDIGSYAEERLLYEPERLACTVLKVPHHGSRHSSSPRFLDAASPRLALISAGARNSFGLPSPETISRLRKRGVSVCRTDLNGTIQVASDGNGYSVKTFSDGHFH; from the coding sequence ATGGTGGGCGGCCTTGCCTCTGCCCACCATCTTGGTATCGTACTCCCGTACCAGTTCCTTCCGGGACTCCTTGTGGCCGCTCTGGCGGCTGTCTTCCTCAAAAGCCGCATCCCGTTCACGATAATCCTCATCGCTCTGTTTTTCGTCTGGGGGAGTGCTGCACTCCACCCGTTTCTCGCCCCTGTACACCCACCACACCATCTTGTGCATAGTACCGATTCGAAACCGGTCATAGTTGAGGGGATCGTCGGCGTCCGACCCGAAGCCTCGGAAGGGGGGATGAGAATCATTCTCAATGTCGACCGGATTATTCGGGACGAAAAATGCACTGCGGCCATCGGTCGTCTCTTGGTTTACGTTCGTGAGGGGAGGGGGACCATTCTGACCGGCGACCGGGTAAGGCTCGAAGCCCGGATCCGTGAACCGGCAAATTTCGGGCTTCCGGGAGAATTCGACTACCGTCGCTACCTTGCCTACCGTAACATCTGCGCCACGGCGTCAATCAAGAGTGCCGACGACATACTCCTGATCCGCGAAGCGACAGCACATCCGGTCCAGCGTTGGTTTGACCGGCTGGCCGCGGAGCTAGGCGGTTTCATTGGCAGCAGTGCGCCGGCCGAGGGGGGCTTGCTCAGGGCGATCCTCGTGGGAGAACGTGGTTTCGTTACGGAAGACACCGAGGATATCTACGCCCGCGCCGGGGTTAACCACATCCTCTCCATCTCCGGCTTCCATATCGGGGTAATCGCCCTCACCATCCACTATCTCCTTTTTCACCTCCTCGTTCGGTGTGAATTTCTCACCCTGCACCTGAACCTTCGGCGCACCGTCCTTCTGGCCACGCTCCCCCCTGTCGTCTTCTACCTCTTTATTGCCGGACTGGCTCCGGCCACGGTCCGCTCGGTAGTGATGATCGCCCTTGTAACCCTGGCGCTTTTCCTTGAGCGGGAGACCGATTCCCTCAACACATTGACGGCAGCCGCCTTCGGCATTCTGATGTTCAACCCCCAAGCCCTTTTCGATATCTCGTTCCAGCTCTCGTTTCTTGCCATCTGGGGGATACTGGTTCTGACGCCCCTCTGCATGGAACCTTTTGGCGATTTACGGGAAGGCACACTGAAGAAGGTACTGCTGTTTGCAGCCGTATCGGTCGCCGCCACCATAGTCACGCTTCTTCCGGTGGTTCACACCTTTCACCGGGCATCGGTCGCCGGGCTCGTCGGAAATTTCGTGGCGGTTCCTCTGTTGGGGTACGGAGCAGTAGTGGCAGGGTTTTCCGCTCTGCCGCTTATTTACCTTTTCCCTGCGGCGGCTAAATTCCTCCTTGGAATCGCCGCGTGGCTGGTGAGAATTTCCGACGGAATCATGGCGACCGTGGCCCAAATTCCGCCTCTCCCTGTGCGAAACGCGACCCTCGCGGACCTCTTCATTCTCTACCTTGCCCTCCTGGCGCTCTCACTCGTCAAGGGAAAGCGAATCCATTATCTCCTCTGCGCACTGGCTGCGGGGCTTGTGCTGGCGCTTCATCTGCCGGCGGTGGCTGATTCATCGAAAACACTCAGGATCACCTTTTTCAGTGTGGGGCAGGGGGAGTCGACCCTTGTCACGTTCCCTGACGGCAGACGAATGCTCGTGGATGGCGGCGGCTCTCCCCACGAAGGCGGAATGGATGTAGGGAGGCAGCTTCTGGCCCCGGCACTCTGGAGCATGGGGATTGGCCGACTCGACGTGGTTGTTCTGACTCACCCCCATCCCGATCATATCAAAGGGCTTATTTCTCTTGCCGCCCTGTTCCCCATCGGTGAGTTCTGGGAAAGTGGCATCACAACACCAGTCGGCGACCATGCAAAGCTCCGGGAGATTCTTGCCGCTCACCGGGTTCCGGTTCGATACATTACTTCTTCCTCTCCCCCATTTTCTGTCGGCAACGTTCGGATTGAACCCCTGGCTCCGGCACACCGCCCCCTTGCAGAGCCGGATAGCGACCAAAACGATGATTCCCTCGTATTCAGGCTCACGCATGGAACGTTCAGCATGCTCTTAACCGGTGACATTGGCAGTTATGCCGAGGAGCGGCTTCTGTACGAGCCGGAAAGACTCGCCTGCACGGTCCTCAAGGTGCCCCATCACGGCAGCCGTCACTCTTCGTCGCCCCGCTTTCTCGATGCAGCCTCCCCCCGTCTGGCGCTCATTTCAGCCGGAGCCCGCAACAGCTTCGGCCTTCCGTCGCCGGAAACCATTTCACGTCTGAGGAAGCGCGGCGTTTCGGTCTGTCGCACCGACCTGAACGGGACGATCCAGGTGGCAAGCGACGGGAACGGATATTCGGTCAAAACCTTCTCGGACGGGCATTTTCATTGA
- a CDS encoding GGDEF domain-containing response regulator encodes MDKILVVEDDRFFRQMYVDLLKEDGYEVDTVTSGARALELLSANDYQLVITELVIPGMSGIELLTRVKQQMPTVDVILVTGHANVESAVLALKSGARDYLLKPFNHEEFKHTVALCFEQRRLINENYELKELLNLFQIGQNIANCIDMERLSAVVLDALTNEIGADRAIGLFHHKDDNLALKEFKGFSEEAAQKLAEAFRKNFCIETNDGSVINKINATPLVSGAEFDGLELSEGLLLVIRSKGEVQGVVVIFNNPGQKLPFDYKQKSIQFLLEQSTLAFENASRYSNARDMLYIDELTGLFNYRYLDISLDREIKRADRFGSTVSMIFIDLDFFKGVNDTHGHLVGSQVLNEMGMLLKKSVREVDIVIRYGGDEFTVMLVETGEKGAATVAERIRRSIEGHTFLAAEGFNIRLTASLGYACYPADTQSKLELLELADKAMYQGKEQGKNCVFRATAIR; translated from the coding sequence ATGGATAAAATCCTCGTCGTCGAAGATGATCGCTTCTTTCGGCAGATGTATGTGGATCTCCTCAAGGAAGACGGATACGAGGTAGATACGGTGACCTCCGGTGCCCGGGCGCTGGAGCTTCTTTCCGCCAACGATTATCAGCTTGTCATCACCGAGTTGGTCATTCCCGGCATGAGTGGTATTGAACTCCTGACAAGGGTAAAGCAGCAGATGCCCACGGTGGATGTAATCCTCGTGACCGGGCACGCAAATGTCGAATCTGCCGTGTTGGCCCTCAAAAGCGGCGCCCGTGATTACCTTCTCAAACCCTTCAATCATGAAGAGTTCAAACATACCGTTGCTCTCTGCTTCGAGCAGCGTCGGCTCATCAACGAGAACTACGAACTGAAAGAGCTTCTGAACCTCTTCCAGATCGGCCAGAACATCGCCAACTGCATCGACATGGAACGCCTTTCAGCGGTAGTCCTTGACGCCCTGACAAATGAGATCGGTGCTGACAGGGCCATTGGCCTGTTCCATCATAAGGACGATAATCTTGCCCTTAAGGAATTCAAGGGGTTCAGCGAGGAGGCAGCTCAGAAACTTGCTGAGGCATTTCGGAAAAATTTCTGTATCGAGACCAATGATGGCTCGGTTATTAACAAGATTAATGCAACCCCCCTTGTGTCGGGAGCGGAATTCGACGGATTAGAGCTCTCGGAAGGGCTTCTTCTTGTCATACGTTCCAAGGGAGAGGTTCAGGGGGTAGTAGTCATTTTCAATAACCCCGGGCAGAAACTTCCGTTCGACTACAAGCAGAAGAGCATTCAGTTTCTTCTTGAGCAGTCAACCCTCGCCTTTGAGAACGCCTCCCGCTACTCGAATGCCAGGGACATGCTCTATATCGATGAACTGACCGGGCTCTTCAACTACCGCTACCTGGATATCTCTCTCGATCGGGAGATCAAGCGGGCAGACCGCTTCGGCTCTACGGTATCCATGATCTTCATTGATCTGGATTTCTTCAAGGGGGTAAACGACACCCACGGCCACCTGGTGGGGAGTCAAGTCCTTAACGAAATGGGGATGCTCCTCAAGAAATCCGTACGCGAAGTGGATATCGTAATCCGGTACGGTGGCGACGAATTTACTGTCATGCTCGTGGAGACGGGGGAGAAGGGGGCCGCCACCGTGGCCGAGCGGATCCGCCGTTCCATCGAGGGGCACACATTCCTGGCTGCCGAAGGATTCAACATTCGGCTCACTGCAAGCCTCGGCTACGCCTGTTATCCTGCCGACACCCAGTCCAAGCTCGAACTCCTCGAACTGGCCGACAAGGCCATGTACCAGGGGAAGGAGCAGGGTAAAAACTGTGTGTTCAGGGCAACTGCAATTCGTTGA
- the acnB gene encoding bifunctional aconitate hydratase 2/2-methylisocitrate dehydratase has protein sequence MIEAYLAHEAERKAQGIPALPLNPEQTADLCNLLQNPPAGKEEFLLNLLKERVSPGVDPAAKVKAAFLAEIVKGTKKSPLVSKVDAIRILGTMIGGYNVGPLVEALKDAELAEEAACALSRMTLVYDGFDQVVELSKSNAAAKKVLESWANAEWFTNRPGVPETIKVKVFKVEGEINTDDFSPAGDAWSRPDIPLHALAMGKTRFPNRLKDIADWRAAGHQVAFVGDVVGTGSSRKSACNSVLWHMGQDIPAVPNKKTAGVIIGGVIAPIFFNTAQDSGALPLKADVTKMNDGDVITINTAKGEISNDKGEVISTFKISPNTLADEFRAGGRIPLIIGRAITEKARKALGLGDTDVFTKPVNPAPKAGQGYSLAQKMVGKACGVAGILPGTACEPKMTTVGSQDTTGPMTADELKELACLKFLSPMFMQSFCHTAAYPKPADVKMHKNLPGFIIERGGVPLKPGDGVIHSWLNRLLLPDTVGTGGDSHTRFPIGISFPAGSGLVAFAGAMGFMPLDMPESVLVRFKGKLNPGITLRDAVNAIPYWAIKQGKLTVPKKNKINIFNGRILEMEGLPDLTVEQAFELTDAAAERSAAAGCIQLSKESVATYLRSNVALMKKMIADGYQDAQTLQNRIDAVNEWLKNPQLLEADKNAVETGAYADVIEIDLAEITEPILACPNDPDDVKLLSDVAGTPIQDVFLGSCMTNIGHFRAAAEIWRGLKFNPSVRTWICPPTRMDQKQLKDEAYFSVYSAFGARIEIAGCSLCMGNQARVPDGVNMFSTSTRNFDDRIGDGAKVFLGSAELGAVTATLGKLPTVAEFMAAYKEKVEPKKDVVYKYLQFDEMPEYK, from the coding sequence ATGATCGAAGCCTATCTCGCCCACGAAGCCGAACGGAAGGCGCAGGGTATTCCGGCGCTGCCCCTCAACCCGGAGCAGACTGCCGACCTGTGCAACCTGCTGCAAAATCCCCCTGCAGGTAAGGAGGAATTCCTTCTCAATCTGTTGAAAGAGCGCGTCTCCCCCGGCGTCGATCCTGCCGCCAAGGTCAAGGCTGCTTTCCTGGCCGAAATCGTCAAGGGTACCAAGAAGTCACCGCTGGTTTCCAAGGTGGATGCCATCCGCATCCTCGGCACCATGATCGGCGGCTACAACGTGGGTCCCCTGGTTGAGGCCCTCAAGGATGCAGAACTGGCCGAAGAAGCCGCCTGTGCCCTTTCCCGCATGACTCTGGTCTATGATGGCTTCGATCAGGTTGTAGAACTCAGCAAGAGCAATGCCGCCGCCAAGAAGGTACTGGAGTCTTGGGCCAATGCCGAGTGGTTCACCAACCGCCCCGGCGTTCCCGAGACCATCAAGGTCAAGGTTTTCAAGGTTGAAGGCGAGATCAACACCGACGACTTCTCCCCGGCCGGCGACGCCTGGAGCCGTCCCGATATCCCCCTTCACGCCCTGGCCATGGGCAAGACCCGCTTCCCGAACCGCCTCAAAGACATTGCTGACTGGCGCGCCGCCGGTCACCAAGTGGCCTTCGTGGGTGACGTGGTCGGTACCGGTTCTTCCCGCAAGTCCGCCTGCAACAGCGTGCTCTGGCACATGGGGCAGGACATCCCCGCCGTTCCCAACAAGAAGACTGCCGGTGTCATCATCGGCGGCGTCATCGCCCCGATCTTCTTCAATACCGCCCAGGATTCCGGTGCGCTCCCCCTCAAGGCTGATGTCACCAAGATGAACGACGGCGACGTCATCACCATCAACACCGCCAAAGGCGAGATCTCCAACGATAAGGGCGAGGTCATCTCCACCTTCAAAATCAGCCCCAACACCCTGGCCGACGAGTTCCGCGCCGGTGGCCGGATTCCGCTCATCATCGGCCGCGCTATCACCGAGAAGGCCCGCAAGGCCCTCGGCCTCGGCGATACCGATGTCTTCACCAAGCCGGTGAACCCCGCGCCCAAAGCCGGCCAGGGCTACTCCCTTGCCCAAAAGATGGTCGGCAAGGCCTGCGGCGTGGCCGGTATCCTCCCTGGCACCGCCTGCGAGCCGAAGATGACCACTGTCGGTTCCCAGGACACCACCGGCCCCATGACCGCCGACGAACTCAAGGAACTGGCCTGCCTCAAGTTCCTGTCGCCGATGTTCATGCAGTCCTTCTGCCACACCGCCGCTTATCCGAAGCCGGCCGATGTGAAAATGCACAAAAACCTCCCCGGCTTCATCATCGAGCGGGGCGGCGTACCCCTCAAGCCGGGTGACGGCGTTATCCACTCCTGGCTGAATCGTCTGCTCCTCCCGGATACCGTCGGTACCGGCGGCGACTCCCACACCCGCTTCCCCATCGGCATCAGCTTCCCGGCCGGTTCCGGACTGGTTGCCTTCGCCGGTGCCATGGGCTTCATGCCGCTTGATATGCCCGAGTCGGTCCTGGTTCGCTTCAAGGGTAAGCTCAACCCCGGCATCACCCTTCGCGACGCGGTCAACGCCATCCCCTACTGGGCCATCAAGCAGGGCAAACTGACCGTTCCCAAGAAGAACAAGATCAACATCTTCAACGGCCGCATCCTCGAGATGGAAGGGCTTCCCGACCTGACCGTGGAACAGGCCTTCGAGCTGACCGACGCTGCTGCCGAGCGCTCCGCCGCCGCAGGCTGCATCCAGCTCTCCAAGGAGAGCGTGGCCACCTACCTCCGCTCCAACGTAGCCCTCATGAAAAAGATGATTGCTGACGGCTACCAGGATGCCCAGACCCTCCAGAATCGCATCGACGCCGTCAATGAGTGGCTGAAGAACCCGCAGCTCCTCGAAGCCGACAAGAACGCCGTCGAGACCGGCGCCTACGCCGACGTCATCGAGATCGACCTGGCCGAGATCACTGAGCCGATCCTGGCCTGCCCCAATGACCCGGACGACGTGAAGCTCCTCTCCGATGTTGCCGGCACTCCGATCCAGGACGTCTTCCTCGGCTCCTGCATGACCAACATCGGTCACTTCCGTGCTGCCGCCGAGATCTGGCGCGGTCTTAAGTTCAACCCGAGCGTCCGCACCTGGATCTGCCCGCCGACCCGCATGGATCAGAAGCAGCTTAAGGACGAAGCTTACTTCTCGGTATACAGCGCCTTCGGGGCCCGGATCGAAATTGCCGGTTGCTCCCTCTGCATGGGTAACCAAGCCCGCGTTCCCGATGGTGTCAATATGTTCTCCACTTCAACCCGCAACTTTGACGACCGGATCGGTGATGGCGCTAAAGTATTCCTCGGTTCTGCCGAATTGGGCGCGGTAACTGCAACCTTGGGCAAACTGCCTACTGTTGCTGAGTTTATGGCTGCATACAAAGAGAAGGTTGAACCTAAGAAGGATGTTGTTTACAAGTATCTCCAGTTCGACGAGATGCCTGAGTACAAGTAA